Proteins from a single region of Pseudomonas fulva:
- the lgt gene encoding prolipoprotein diacylglyceryl transferase, with translation MLPYPNIDPVALDLGFLQIHWYGLMYLVGIGGAWFLASRRLHAFDPTWSKEKLSDLVFWVAMGVIVGGRLGYVLFYDLPAYIANPLLILEVWKGGMSFHGGLIGVMLATLWFARRNGKSFFELMDFIAPLVPIGLGAGRIGNFINAELWGKVTDVPWAMVFPTGGPEPRHPSQLYQFALEGVALFVILWIYSRKPRPTMAVSGLFAVCYGIFRFIVEFVRVPDAQLGYLAWGWLTMGQVLCVPMVLAGLGLMVYAYKRQATVEVVR, from the coding sequence ATGCTGCCTTACCCGAATATTGACCCGGTCGCCCTCGACTTGGGCTTCCTGCAGATTCACTGGTACGGCCTGATGTATCTGGTCGGCATCGGTGGCGCCTGGTTCCTCGCCTCGCGGCGCCTGCACGCCTTCGACCCGACCTGGAGCAAGGAGAAACTCTCCGACCTGGTGTTCTGGGTGGCGATGGGGGTGATCGTCGGTGGGCGCCTGGGTTACGTGCTGTTCTACGACCTGCCGGCCTATATCGCCAACCCGCTGCTGATCCTCGAAGTGTGGAAGGGTGGCATGTCGTTCCACGGCGGCCTGATCGGCGTGATGCTGGCCACCCTGTGGTTCGCCCGGCGCAACGGCAAGAGCTTCTTCGAACTGATGGACTTCATCGCCCCGCTGGTGCCGATCGGCCTGGGCGCCGGGCGTATCGGCAACTTCATCAATGCCGAGCTGTGGGGCAAGGTCACCGACGTGCCCTGGGCTATGGTGTTCCCGACCGGCGGGCCGGAGCCGCGCCATCCGTCGCAGCTCTATCAGTTCGCCCTGGAAGGCGTGGCGCTGTTCGTCATCCTGTGGATCTACTCGCGCAAACCGCGCCCGACCATGGCGGTCTCCGGCCTGTTCGCGGTGTGCTACGGCATCTTCCGCTTCATCGTCGAGTTCGTCCGCGTGCCGGACGCCCAACTCGGCTATCTGGCGTGGGGCTGGCTGACCATGGGCCAGGTGCTTTGCGTGCCGATGGTGCTCGCCGGCCTGGGCCTGATGGTCTATGCCTACAAGCGCCAGGCCACTGTGGAGGTGGTGCGATGA
- a CDS encoding sulfite exporter TauE/SafE family protein, which translates to MIFLLYILLGAAAGLLAGLFGVGGGMIIVPVLIFAFTAQGFDAAVLTHMAVGTSLATILFTSVNAVREHHSRGAVRWGLFVWLTVGIVLGSALGALTAESIDGLVLQKIIGVFALCVALQLALDLKPKASREVPGKVGLGTAGGVIGWASAIIGIGGGSLTVPFLTWRGVSVQQAVATSSACGWPIAAAGALSYLWLGWGDARLPHWSFGYVYLPALLGIALTSVFFARTGARLAHRLSPRVLKRLFALLLFIVGLNFLL; encoded by the coding sequence ATGATCTTCCTTCTCTACATCCTGCTCGGTGCCGCCGCCGGCCTGCTGGCCGGGCTGTTCGGCGTGGGTGGCGGCATGATCATCGTGCCGGTACTGATCTTCGCCTTTACCGCCCAGGGTTTCGATGCCGCGGTGCTGACCCATATGGCGGTAGGCACCTCGCTGGCGACCATCCTGTTCACCTCGGTCAATGCGGTGCGCGAGCACCACAGCCGCGGCGCGGTGCGCTGGGGGCTGTTCGTCTGGCTGACCGTGGGGATCGTGCTGGGCTCGGCGCTGGGGGCGCTGACGGCGGAATCCATCGATGGCCTGGTGCTGCAGAAGATCATTGGTGTGTTCGCCCTGTGCGTGGCCTTGCAGCTGGCGCTGGACCTCAAGCCCAAGGCCAGCCGCGAGGTGCCGGGCAAGGTCGGTCTGGGCACTGCCGGTGGCGTGATCGGCTGGGCTTCGGCGATCATCGGCATTGGTGGTGGCTCGTTGACCGTACCCTTCCTGACCTGGCGCGGGGTGTCCGTGCAGCAGGCGGTGGCGACCTCCTCGGCCTGTGGCTGGCCGATCGCCGCGGCCGGCGCCCTGAGTTACTTGTGGCTGGGTTGGGGCGACGCGCGTCTGCCTCACTGGAGCTTTGGTTACGTGTACCTGCCGGCGCTGCTCGGCATCGCCCTGACCAGCGTGTTCTTCGCCCGTACCGGCGCGCGCCTGGCCCATCGCCTGTCGCCGCGGGTGCTCAAGCGTTTGTTTGCCCTGTTGCTGTTTATCGTCGGCCTGAATTTTCTGTTGTGA
- a CDS encoding NRDE family protein — protein sequence MCLIVLAWRPGHSLPLLVAANRDEFHARPTAAMAEWPQTPGLIAGRDLQAGGTWLGIGPDGRFAALTNIRDPQAEQGSRSRGELPLRFLQGNQGPEAFLNQLRHEADEYSGFNLLVGDRQALWHFNSHGGQAQALPPGIHGVSNAGLDTPWPKLQQAKAALADALDAADEEPLFALLADPNRPDDTALPDTGVGLDLERLLGSVFITSPSYGTRASTLLFTYADGGRRIIERSFGPEGTPIGEVRFER from the coding sequence ATGTGCCTGATCGTCCTCGCCTGGCGTCCAGGCCACAGCCTTCCCTTGCTGGTCGCTGCCAACCGCGATGAATTCCATGCCCGCCCGACCGCAGCCATGGCCGAGTGGCCGCAGACGCCCGGCCTGATCGCCGGGCGCGACCTGCAGGCCGGCGGCACCTGGCTGGGCATCGGCCCCGATGGCCGCTTTGCCGCTCTCACCAATATCCGAGACCCGCAGGCTGAGCAGGGCTCCCGCTCACGCGGCGAACTGCCGCTGCGCTTTCTGCAGGGAAACCAGGGGCCAGAGGCTTTTCTGAACCAGCTGCGCCACGAGGCGGATGAATACAGCGGCTTCAACCTGCTGGTCGGCGACCGCCAGGCACTGTGGCACTTCAATTCGCACGGCGGACAGGCCCAGGCACTGCCGCCCGGCATCCATGGCGTTTCCAATGCCGGCCTGGATACGCCGTGGCCAAAGCTGCAGCAGGCCAAGGCAGCACTCGCCGATGCACTCGACGCAGCCGATGAGGAGCCGCTATTCGCGCTGCTGGCTGACCCCAATAGACCTGACGATACGGCGCTGCCGGATACTGGCGTGGGCCTGGATCTGGAGCGCCTGCTCGGCAGCGTGTTCATCACCAGCCCGAGCTACGGCACCCGCGCCAGCACGTTGCTATTCACCTATGCCGATGGAGGACGGCGGATTATCGAACGCAGTTTCGGCCCTGAAGGTACGCCGATTGGCGAGGTGCGCTTCGAGCGCTAG